From the genome of Longispora fulva:
ACCTCGAACTCTTCAAGCGGTACGGCTGCCGCCTTCAGACCGGGGGCAGCGACCAGTGGGGCAACCTGACCGCCGGCACCGACCTGGTCCGCCGGGTCACGGGGGAGTCCGTGCACCTGCTGGCGACCCCGTTGGTCACCAAGGCCGACGGCACCAAGTACGGCAAGACCGAGGGCGGCACCATCTGGCTCGACCCGGAGCTGATGTCGCCGTACGCTTTCTACCAGTTCTGGATCAACGCCGGTGACGCCGACGTGATCAACTTGCTGAAGATCTTCTCGTTCCTGGACCGCGAGGAGATCACCGAGCTGGAGACTGAGACCGCGGAGAAGCCGTTCGCCCGGGCCGCCCAGAAGCGGCTCGCCGGCGAGGTGACCACCCTCGTGCACGGCAAGACGGAGACCGAGCAGGCCATCGCCGCGAGCCAGGCGCTCTTCGGCCGCGGCGCGCTCGAGGAGCTGGCTCCGAGCACTCTGCGGGCTGCGCTGTCCGAGGCCGGGTTGGTGCAGGTCCAGGACCCGCAGTTGTCCGTGGCCGCCCTCTTCAAGGAGGCCGGGCTCACCGCTGGGCTGGGGGAGGCCCGACGGGCGGTGGCCGAGGGTGGCGCGTACATCAACAACGAGCGGGTGGTCGACGCCGACGCGCCCGTTCCGGGCGATCGCCGGCTGCACGGGCGGTTCCTGGTCCTGCGGCGCGGCAAGAAGACGATCGCCGGAGTCGAGTTCGTCTGACGGGTACGAGGGGCCCGAGGCGTCGTCTCGGGCCCTTTTCCCTGGTCAGGGGCCTTCGTGGCCCCCGATTTGACCCAGGGGTGAACGCTCGCGTAAATTTCTCTCTGCCAGCGAGGAACGGGGCAAACCGGAAGAACTACACCGGGGCGCAGCGGGACCGGGCAACTTGGTGGGGGGCGGTGCGAGCCGCTGAAACCGACCGGGTAGAGTACGGCGAGACAGAGCGGTGCGGCCGCCGGGTGAAGCCCCGGTGAAGATCCGCGAAACCGATCTGGTAGGTTGGAAAGAACCCCGGAAGATCCACTCGAAAGAGTGATCAGATGGTGTGTGTTTGTTCTTTGAGAACTCAACAGGGTGTCGGAAAGTTAGTGCCAATTATGATTTACCCCGTCCCAGCTTCGGCTGGAGATGTGGATTCCTTTGGTAATGGACAACAGCGGCAAAGTAATATCTTTGCCAGCTATTGTTCTTTGCCGGGGTGCAAACAAACCTTATTGGAGAGTTTGATCCTGGCTCAGGACGAACGCTGGCGGCGTGCTTAACACATGCAAGTCGAGCGGAAAGGCCCTTCGGGGTACTCGAGCGGCGAACGGGTGAGTAACACGTGAGCAACCTGCCCTTGGCTTCGGGATAACCATCGGAAACGGTGGCTAATACCGGATACGACACAGTCTCGCATGGGATCTGTGTGGAAAGTTTTTCGGCCAGGGATGGGCTCGCGGCCTATCAGCTTGTTGGTGGGGTGATGGCCTACCAAGGCGACGACGGGTAGCCGGCCTGAGAGGGCGACCGGCCACACTGGGACTGAGACACGGCCCAGACTCCTACGGGAGGCAGCAGTGGGGAATATTGCGCAATGGGCGGAAGCCTGACGCAGCGACGCCGCGTGAGGGATGACGGCCTTCGGGTTGTAAACCTCTTTCAGCAGGGACGAAGCGCAAGTGACGGTACCTGCAGAAGAAGCACCGGCCAACTACGTGCCAGCAGCCGCGGTAAGACGTAGGGTGCGAGCGTTGTCCGGATTTATTGGGCGTAAAGAGCTCGTAGGCGGCTCGTCGCGTCGGTTGTGAAAACTCTAGGCTTAACCTGGAGCTTGCAACCGATACGGGCGGGCTAGAGTTCGGTAGGGGAGACTGGAATTCCTGGTGTAGCGGTGAAATGCGCAGATATCAGGAGGAACACCGGTGGCGAAGGCGGGTCTCTGGGCCGATACTGACGCTGAGGAGCGAAAGCGTGGGGAGCGAACAGGATTAGATACCCTGGTAGTCCACGCTGTAAACGGTGGGTGCTAGGTGTGGGGACCTCTCCAGGTCTCCGTGCCGCAGCTAACGCATTAAGCACCCCGCCTGGGGAGTACGGCCGCAAGGCTAAAACTCAAAGGAATTGACGGGGGCCCGCACAAGCGGCGGAGCATGCGGATTAATTCGATGCAACGCGAAGAACCTTACCTGGGTTTGACATGTGCGCTAAAACTCTAGAGATAGAGTGTCCTTCGGGGGCGTTCACAGGTGGTGCATGGCTGTCGTCAGCTCGTGTCGTGAGATGTTGGGTTAAGTCCCGCAACGAGCGCAACCCTCGTTCCATGTTGCCAGCACGTTATGGTGGGGACTCATGGGAGACTGCCGGGGTCAACTCGGAGGAAGGTGGGGATGACGTCAAGTCATCATGCCCCTTATGTCCAGGGCTTCACGCATGCTACAATGGCCGGTACAATGGGCTGCGATACCGTGAGGTGGAGCGAATCCCAAAAAGCCGGTCTCAGTTCGGATCGGGGTCTGCAACTCGACCCCGTGAAGTCGGAGTCGCTAGTAATCGCAGATCAGCAACGCTGCGGTGAATACGTTCCCGGGCCTTGTACACACCGCCCGTCACGTCACGAAAGTCGGCAACACCCGAAGCCGGTGGCCCAACCCGTAAGGGAGGGAGCCGTCGAAGGTGGGGCTGGCGATTGGGACGAAGTCGTAACAAGGTAGCCGTACCGGAAGGTGCGGCTGGATCACCTCCTTTCTAAGGAGCCTCTTTACCGCGAAAGCGGTCAAAGACCCCGCACTGGGCGAGTGTCCTGGTGGGGGTGTGCTTAATGGTGGAGACACTAACTAGTTCAACTCCGACAACGGCCACAACCCCTAGTACAGCCAGCTCGCTGGTGGGAACGGAAGAGTGGTGCGGTTGGAGTTGTAAGACACCCTGTTGAGTCCTGAAAGAACAAACCATGGTCCTGCGGACAGCAGATGCAAGCATCTGGGGTCCGCAGACTGCTGGGGATGTCTTTCATGCGAGGACACAGTCCGCGCCTTCTGCGACATACCGGTCGACGATGCCAGTGATGGTGGGTTCGGTGTTGGTGTTGTGGGTGGTGGTGTGGGGTTGGTTGTTTTTTGAGAACTGTATAGTGGACGCGAGCATCTTATTTACTTTGGTCAATGTTGTGGTCAAGTTGATAAGGGCACACGGTGGATGCCTTGGCACCAGGAGCCGATGAAGGACGTTGGAGGCTGCGATAAGCCTGGGGGAGTTGCCAACCTAGCGTTGATCCCAGGATTTCCGAATGGGGGAACCCAGCCAGAGTCATGTCTGGTTACCCACGTCTGAACACATAGGGCGTGTGGAGGGAACGCGGGGAAGTGAAACATCTCAGTACCCGCAGGAAGAGAAAACAACATGTGATTCCGTGAGTAGTGGCGAGCGAAAGCGGATGAGGGTAAACCGAGTGGCGTGTGATAGCCGGCAGGCGTTGCGTCATCGGGGTAGTGGGACCACTTGGATTCTTCTGCCGAAGGATCGGGAAGTCAAAAAATTGTGTGTTAGTCGAATGGCTTGGAAAAGTCGACCGTAGACGGTGAGAGTCCGGTAGGTGAAAGCGCACAGTCTTTCTGGAGTGGTATCCCGAGTAGCTGCGGACCCCTGAAATCTGCAGTGAATCTGCCAGGACCACCTGGTAACCCTAAATACTCCCTGGTGACCGATAGCGGACTAGTACCGTGAGGGAAAGGTGAAAAGTACCCCGGGAGGGGAGTGAAATAGTACCTGAAACCGTGTGCCTACAATCCGTCGGAGCTGACCGCCTTGTGCGGGAGGTGACGGCGTGCCTTTTGAAGAATGAGCCTGCGAGTTAGCGATACGTCGCGAGGTTAACCCGTGTGGGGTAGCCGTAGCGAAAGCGAGTCTGAATAGGGCGACTCAGTGGCGTGTCCTAGACCCGAAGCGGAGTGATCTAGCCATGGGCAGGTTGAAGCGCGGGTAAGACCGCGTGGAGGACCGAACCCACCAATGTTGAAAAATTGGGGGATGACCTGTGGTTAGGGGTGAAAGGCCAATCAAACTCCGTGATAGCTGGTTCTCCCCGAAATGCATATAGGTGCAGCGTCACGTGTTTCTTGCCGGAGGTAGAGCACTGGATAGCCTAGGGGGCCCACAAGCTTACTGAAGTTAGCCAAACTCCGAATGCCGGTAAGTGAGAGCGTGGCAGTGAGACTGCGGGGGATAAGCTCCGTAGTCGAGAGGGAAACAGCCCAGATCACCAGCTAAGGCCCCTAAGCGTGTGCTAAGTGGAAAAGGATGTGGGATCGCATAGACAACCAGGAGGTTGGCTTAGAAGCAGCCACCCTTTAAAGAGTGCGTAATAGCTCACTGGTCAAGTGGTTCCGCGCCGACAATGTAGCGGGGCTCAAGCACACCGCCGAAGCTGTGGCACTCACACAATAGCCCGGCCCGTAAGGGTCCAGGTGTGTGGGTGGGTAGGGGAGCGTCGTGTGGCGAGTGAAGCAGCGGTGTGAACCAGTTGTGGACGCCACACGAGTGAGAATGCAGGCATGAGTAGCGAATGCAGGGTGAGAAACCCTGCCGCCGGATGACCAAGGGTTCCAGGGTCAAGCTAATCTGCCCTGGGTAAGTCGGGACCTAAGGCGAGGCCGAGAGGCGTAGTCGATGGACAACGGGTTGATATTCCCGTACCCGCGAAGAAGCGCAAACGCTGAACCTTCCTGTACTAACCACCTCCTGAGACGGATCCCTTCGGGGTGAGGTTGATGGGGCTGGGAACTTGGGGGGTAGTAGGTGAGCGATGGGGTGACGCAGGAAGGTAGTCCAGCCCGGGCGGTGGTTGTCCCGGGGTAAGCCTGTAGGGCGAGACATAGGCAAATCCGTGTCTCATACAGCCTGAGAGGTGATGCCGAGCCGATTATGGTGAAGTGGATGATCCTATGCTGCCGAGAAAAGCCTCTAGCGAGTTTCGAGCGGCCCGTACCCCAAACCGACACAGGTGGTCAGGTAGAGAATACCAAGGCGATCGGGTGAACTGTGGTTAAGGAACTCGGCAAATTACCCCCGTAACTTCGGGAGAAGGGGGGCCGGAGACGTGATCCCACTTGCTGGGGGAGCGTTGTATGGCCGCAGAGACCAGGGGGAAGCGACTGTTTACTAAAAACACAGGTCCGTGCGAAGTCGTAAGACGA
Proteins encoded in this window:
- the tyrS gene encoding tyrosine--tRNA ligase, whose protein sequence is MTSVLDELQWRGLIHQSTDPDALRSELAKGPMTYYCGFDPTAPSLHMGNLVQILVLRRLQLAGNKPLALVGGSTGLIGDPKESAERTLNSKETVHEWVGRIRAQIEPFLDFDGAYGATMVNNLDWTEGLSTLDFLRDIGKHFRVNKMITKDAVATRLKSEEGISFTEFSYQILQGMDYLELFKRYGCRLQTGGSDQWGNLTAGTDLVRRVTGESVHLLATPLVTKADGTKYGKTEGGTIWLDPELMSPYAFYQFWINAGDADVINLLKIFSFLDREEITELETETAEKPFARAAQKRLAGEVTTLVHGKTETEQAIAASQALFGRGALEELAPSTLRAALSEAGLVQVQDPQLSVAALFKEAGLTAGLGEARRAVAEGGAYINNERVVDADAPVPGDRRLHGRFLVLRRGKKTIAGVEFV